The Streptomyces cynarae genome contains a region encoding:
- a CDS encoding MTH1187 family thiamine-binding protein, with product MIVAFSVTPLGVGEDVGEYVADAVRVVRESGLPNRTDAMFTSIEGEWDEVMDVVKRAVSVVEERAPRVSLVLKADIRPGVTDGLTSKVETVERHLAGE from the coding sequence GTGATCGTCGCCTTCTCAGTGACGCCGCTGGGGGTCGGCGAGGACGTGGGGGAGTACGTCGCCGACGCCGTCCGGGTCGTACGGGAATCCGGTCTGCCGAACCGCACCGACGCCATGTTCACCTCGATCGAGGGGGAGTGGGACGAGGTCATGGACGTGGTGAAGCGTGCCGTCTCGGTGGTCGAGGAGCGGGCGCCGCGTGTCTCCCTGGTCCTCAAGGCGGACATCCGTCCGGGCGTGACGGACGGCCTCACCTCCAAGGTGGAGACGGTGGAGCGGCACCTGGCCGGCGAGTGA